The genomic window GGCCAGCGCGGCCTTGCGCTGGTGGGTGGTGATGCCCGGCCCGCACACGAACACCTCGGTGCGCGACGGATCCGTCACCAGCTCCTTGAGCAGCTCGCCCGTGACGCGTGCGTGCCGGTAGTCGGGGCCGTGACGATGGGCTTCTGGATCCCGCGTGAGCAGGTGCACCACCCGCACCTTCTCCGGATGCCGGCGCGCGACGGCGTCGAGCTCGCTGCGGAAGATCACGTCGGCGTGGGTGCGGTTCGAATAAACAAAAATGTGACGAAGCTTCGACTCGCTGTGCAGCGCGTGCTTCAAGATGCTGAAGCTGGGCACGCTCCCCGAGCCGGCCACGATGTGCAAGACCACATCGGAGCGGGTCTCCACGTCGTCGGGGAGCACGTAGGTGCCCGTGAAGCCGGTGACCTCCATCGCCAGCCCCGGCGCGGCGGCGTGCACCAGCAGGGGCGAGAGCAGCGGCGGGTACGGCGTCTCTCCGGGAACGAAGAGCTCCTCCTTCACGGTGAAGGCCAGGCGCTTCTCGTGCGGCGCGCTCGAGAGTGAGTAGGCGCGCACCAGCTCGCTCTTGCCCTTCTGCTGCTCGAGGTAGCGCGTCATCCCCGAGAGCGCGTGGAACTGGTGCGGATTGATGGTGAGAAACTGCCCCGCCTTGTACGGCGGCGCGTGCGGAGCGAAGAGCTCCAGGGTCACCGTGTCGGCGGTCTCGGGGATCACCCGCGAGACGACCACTTCGAACTGCTCGATGTGCCGCGTGCGAGGCGGCGTCAGCTCGCTCATCAGCGCACCTCGAGCGGGGACCACTCCTTGCGGTGCGGCATCGTCTGCTTGATGTAGGCCACCGTGGCCGCGAGCGTCTCCTGAGGATCGCGCGGGGCGAAGCCGAGCTCGCGGCGGGCCTTGGAACTATCAATATAGAAATAGTGGTCGCCCATCTCGATGGCCTGCGGCGTGACGGCTGGTTTCGTCTTCCGCATCTCCGACCAGCGGTCCCACGCGAAGGCGCCGAGCCGATTCAGCTTGCTGGGCAAGCCCAGCTTGGGCGCGGGGATGCCGGTGATTCGCGCGAGGCGATCGAAGAACTCGCGCAGCGTCATGTTCGCGGCGCCGAGCAGGTAGCGCTCGCCGGGCTCGCCCTTCTCCAGCGCATTCGCGAACGCATCGGCGCAATCGCGAACGTCGACGAAGGAGAGGCCGCCCTGCGGCACAGCGGGGATCTCGCGATTCATGAATGCGAGGACTTCCGTTGTAGAGCTGAGGCGCTCGTCGCCAGGGCCGAGCAGCAGGCTCGGATTCAAAACAATCAATGGGAGCTGCTTGGCTTTGCAATATTCGAGAGCCAGCCGCTCCTCGAAGATCTTCGAGGCGTAGTACGGCCAACGCCCGACGACATCGATCGAATACGGATCCTCTTCGGTCGCGACGCGCTCTTCCTTGCTCACCCCGATGGTCCCGCTCGTTGACGCGAGCACCACGCGCTTCACCTTGGCAGCGTGGGCCTCCTCGAGGAGGCCGCGCGTGGCATCCACGTGCAGCGCGTACATGTCGCGCGCGTCCTTGGGATCCCACGAGACGCGGCCCGCGAGGTGGTACAGCACATCCACGCCCTTGAGCGCCGGCTTGAGCGCATCGCGATCGGTCAGCGAGGCCTGGATGATCTCCACGCCGGCCTTCTTCGCTTCTTTCGAAGTCGAGCGCTGCAGCAACTTCACAGTATGTCCGCGCTCGACGAGCAGCGGCCAGAGCGCGTTGCCCAGAAAGCCGGTTCCGCCCGTCAGGAGGACCTTCACGGTGTCTCCTTCGACGCCTTGCGCTTGGGCTTGTGCGGCTTCTCTTCCTTCTTCTCGGACTTCTCCGCCGCGTGCTTCACCCAGCCATTGGCGTGGCTGCCGTTGCCGTTGAGGTGCTTCCTCTCCACGCGCTCGGCCTTCACCGGCCGCGGCGGCGAGATGCCATGCAGCACCTTGCCCTGCGCCAGCGCGCGAACGGCCTCTTCGGCCGCGCGGGTGATCACGCGATAGGCCTCGCTCTTGGCGAGCCCCGCCACCCGCTCACGGTAGGCCTCGATGCGCAGGCTGGGCCCGATGCGAACGGTGAGATCCTTCGCGCGTGGCAGGAACGCGCCCTTGGGCAGCGCCTCGAAAGCGCCCTCGACGTACATGGGCAGGACGTCCACGTCGTGCTGCAGCGCCAGGTAGCCGAGCGTGGGCTTGAACTCGAGCAGCTCGCCGCTCTTGGAGCGTGTGCCCTCGGGGAAGATCAGCAGGTGATAACCCTGATCGAGCGCCTCGCCCGCGAGCGCCAGGCTCTCGCGCAGCGAGCCCTTGCGATCCATGGGGATCAGGTTCGTGAAGTTTTCAAAGTACGCGCGCTTCGCCGGCGTATCGAAGAAGTAGTCGCGCGCGGCCAGCGTCACCAGGCGCTCGCCCTCTTCGGCCAGGGCCATCTTCACCAGGCCCATGTCCAGGTGCGAGGTGTGGTTCGCAATCACCAGGTAATTGCGATTCTTTGGAATGTAATTCTTCCCGTGCAGGCGCACGTCGAAGAGCGACTCGTAGAGCACGCGCTGCCCGAGGCCGAGCAGCTTGCGACCCGCGCGCGCGACGCCCTCCGGCACCTCGATATCCTTCTCGCCCTCTTCCGTCTCCTCGGAGGGCAGGGCCTCGCGCTTCTCGAGCTCGGTGGGCTTGCCGCGCGCGCTCTTCACCACACGCGAGAGCTCGGCCACGGTGTTGATGTCGGTGAGATCTTCGATGGCCGGCAGCGGCACGCCCGCGGCCTCGAGGCCCACGCTGAGCTCGGTGAGCATCAACGAATCGAAGCCGAGATCGTTGAGCCGCGTGGTCGCCGTGACCGAGCCGCGAGGCTTCTGGGCCACCTCGGCGATGAGCTCGTAGAGCCAGCCATCGCCGGTGCTCTTGGCTGCCTCGTGCGACTTCTGCGCGCTCGACTGGGCGATCTTCTCCAGCTTCTTGAGCTCTTCGATCACCAGCTTGCGCTTCACCTTGCGCGTGGCGGTGCGAGGCAGCGTGCCATCCCAGAAGTGGACGACCTTCACCCGGCGGTAGAACGGCATGCCCGACGAGACGTCGCGGAAGTGCTGCTCGAGCTCGCGACGAACTTCATCGCGCGCGCGTTCTTTGTAGTCGGGCACGCAGAGGCACGCGACCTTCTCGCCGACGCCGCCCTCTTCCGGCAAACCGACAATCGACAATTCTTTAATATTGTCGTGACTGACGTACAGCTCCTCGAGCTCATCCGGGTAAACATTCTTCCCGTTGGCGTCGATGATGACGTCCTTCTTGCGGCCCACGAGGTACAGGTTGCCGTCGGCGTCGACGCGCCCGAGGTCGCCGGTGTAGAGCCAGCCGTCCTTCAGGACGGCGTCGGTGGCCTCGCGGTTCTCAAAGTACCCGCTCATCACGCTCGGGCCCTTGGCGAGAACCTCGCCGATGCCCTGGTCGTCGGCCTGATCGATCTTGATCTCGATGCCGGGGAGCGCGCGGCC from Deltaproteobacteria bacterium includes these protein-coding regions:
- a CDS encoding oxidoreductase gives rise to the protein MSELTPPRTRHIEQFEVVVSRVIPETADTVTLELFAPHAPPYKAGQFLTINPHQFHALSGMTRYLEQQKGKSELVRAYSLSSAPHEKRLAFTVKEELFVPGETPYPPLLSPLLVHAAAPGLAMEVTGFTGTYVLPDDVETRSDVVLHIVAGSGSVPSFSILKHALHSESKLRHIFVYSNRTHADVIFRSELDAVARRHPEKVRVVHLLTRDPEAHRHGPDYRHARVTGELLKELVTDPSRTEVFVCGPGITTHQRKAALAKGEKPAPRFLENAVSLLQELGVPRKHLHQESYG
- a CDS encoding NAD-dependent epimerase/dehydratase family protein, which codes for MKVLLTGGTGFLGNALWPLLVERGHTVKLLQRSTSKEAKKAGVEIIQASLTDRDALKPALKGVDVLYHLAGRVSWDPKDARDMYALHVDATRGLLEEAHAAKVKRVVLASTSGTIGVSKEERVATEEDPYSIDVVGRWPYYASKIFEERLALEYCKAKQLPLIVLNPSLLLGPGDERLSSTTEVLAFMNREIPAVPQGGLSFVDVRDCADAFANALEKGEPGERYLLGAANMTLREFFDRLARITGIPAPKLGLPSKLNRLGAFAWDRWSEMRKTKPAVTPQAIEMGDHYFYIDSSKARRELGFAPRDPQETLAATVAYIKQTMPHRKEWSPLEVR